In Citrobacter sp. RHB25-C09, the following proteins share a genomic window:
- a CDS encoding tyrosine-protein kinase domain-containing protein: protein MKLSIVENGKKREETVDVSRFAKEIKKNACKIVLAGIISGAVAYPLISMLSSKYVSTATVLLKAQADNVSPFPQVEDFDSTRTGYYETQYALMQSRIVLEKAVRELKLDQNPDFIGKKADEKASNSEDAEQQRIERALNTLQKNLTVSGIRTTNLATVSYESTSPQLSSEIANGVAQAFIDYTLDQKRLKTEKAREVNLQKMEEVQKEIAQQKADIDNFLAKEGLLTFRGIDGFETEQLSIVTNRLADATQRRIAAESLEKAVSAGGRVSLDNIISLPTISNHAQIQDLRIAMIQAQRSLYELQKSYGPKHAKILEAQAQVKAIQDQMGVVLSELKKGIHQQYLAALADEKDYQAQLDQQKEIFQKLAEKRSLYNSQKLSLDKLEDLYKTLYQRTQELSLSGINADAVLYDPAVPAVKPSKPNKALLLVMVVALAMAFFFMYVIVKAAMDNSIRTLGQVTKRLGVVSLGEIRRIAGAGNRAQVRDLITRNPLNADIIHSIRTQILLDNRPQQVLAISSAKQGEGRSLLASLLANSFSFDQKTLLLDLDFFNRDGLSAEFSTSTSAGVAELLRGEVTLDAARITLSDTLDFLPRGKANASSLLMLSSERFEPLIRDLRNRYQRIIVDVSAVSQSQDIELISRVVDGVVFVVQAGAASVETLRAALAKVDANQEVVMGAVLNLVEEKNLQTKESLRSLNITTDELMNTTGRL, encoded by the coding sequence ATGAAATTATCAATAGTGGAAAATGGAAAAAAACGGGAAGAGACCGTCGACGTTTCCAGATTTGCCAAAGAAATTAAAAAGAACGCCTGTAAGATTGTACTTGCGGGAATTATCAGCGGTGCAGTTGCCTACCCATTAATCAGCATGCTGTCATCAAAATATGTCTCAACAGCTACGGTGTTGCTAAAGGCTCAGGCTGATAACGTTTCGCCGTTCCCACAGGTGGAAGATTTTGATTCCACGCGCACCGGCTACTATGAGACGCAATATGCCTTGATGCAGTCGCGTATTGTTCTGGAGAAAGCGGTTCGCGAGTTAAAGCTGGATCAAAACCCAGACTTTATTGGCAAAAAAGCGGATGAAAAGGCCAGCAACAGCGAAGATGCTGAACAGCAGCGCATTGAGCGCGCGCTGAACACGCTGCAAAAAAATCTTACCGTTAGCGGTATTCGAACCACTAATCTGGCGACAGTCTCTTATGAGTCGACATCGCCACAACTCTCCTCTGAGATTGCCAACGGCGTCGCACAGGCGTTTATCGATTATACGTTGGACCAAAAGCGGCTGAAGACAGAAAAAGCCAGAGAAGTAAACCTTCAGAAAATGGAGGAAGTGCAGAAAGAGATCGCGCAGCAGAAAGCCGATATCGATAACTTCCTGGCGAAAGAGGGCTTATTAACGTTCCGCGGCATTGATGGCTTCGAAACCGAGCAACTCAGCATTGTTACCAACCGTCTGGCCGATGCTACCCAACGGCGTATTGCGGCAGAATCTCTGGAAAAAGCCGTCAGCGCCGGGGGCCGGGTCTCTCTGGATAACATCATTTCATTACCGACGATCTCTAACCATGCGCAAATTCAGGATTTGCGTATCGCCATGATTCAGGCGCAGCGGTCTTTGTATGAGTTACAAAAATCATATGGCCCGAAACATGCGAAGATCCTGGAAGCGCAGGCTCAGGTGAAGGCTATTCAGGATCAGATGGGCGTGGTGCTCAGTGAGCTTAAAAAAGGCATTCATCAGCAATATCTGGCCGCGCTGGCGGATGAAAAGGATTATCAGGCGCAACTTGATCAACAGAAAGAAATTTTTCAGAAACTGGCTGAAAAACGCAGCCTGTATAACAGCCAGAAATTGTCACTGGATAAACTGGAAGATCTTTATAAAACCCTGTATCAGCGGACCCAGGAACTGTCTCTGTCCGGCATTAATGCGGATGCAGTGCTGTACGATCCGGCTGTCCCGGCAGTGAAGCCATCTAAGCCAAATAAAGCGTTACTGTTAGTGATGGTGGTGGCGCTGGCCATGGCCTTCTTCTTTATGTACGTCATTGTAAAAGCGGCGATGGATAATTCCATCAGGACGCTCGGACAAGTGACAAAACGACTGGGCGTCGTCTCACTGGGTGAGATCCGCCGCATTGCGGGGGCCGGGAACCGTGCACAGGTTCGCGATTTGATCACGCGAAACCCCTTGAACGCCGACATTATCCACAGCATTCGTACACAGATTTTGTTGGATAACCGCCCGCAGCAGGTTCTGGCAATCTCCTCTGCAAAGCAGGGTGAGGGGCGCTCTTTACTGGCCAGTCTGCTGGCAAACTCCTTCAGCTTTGATCAGAAAACCTTACTGCTTGATTTGGATTTCTTTAACCGTGATGGCCTGTCCGCCGAGTTTTCAACATCGACCTCTGCGGGAGTTGCAGAGCTGTTGCGTGGAGAAGTGACACTTGACGCTGCGCGGATCACGCTTAGTGACACGCTGGACTTTTTACCCCGCGGAAAAGCGAACGCTTCGTCTTTGCTGATGCTGTCTTCGGAACGTTTTGAACCTCTCATTCGTGACCTGCGAAATCGCTACCAGCGGATCATCGTCGATGTCTCTGCGGTGAGCCAGAGTCAGGACATCGAGCTGATTAGTCGGGTGGTTGATGGTGTGGTTTTCGTTGTGCAAGCGGGGGCTGCGTCCGTGGAGACGCTGCGGGCGGCGCTGGCGAAAGTTGACGCCAACCAGGAAGTGGTCATGGGAGCGGTACTCAATCTGGTTGAGGAAAAAAATCTGCAGACGAAAGAGAGTCTTCGCTCGCTCAATATCACTACTGACGAATTGATGAATACCACAGGTCGGTTATGA
- a CDS encoding capsular biosynthesis protein: protein MSLLKSASTIAGSSVISQLIGAFSIWLISYKYDLAEVGLYALNYSIAVIGAQVCTFASQLLIPKQSEEELTQNVVFCLLQSAILALPYALLTAWLFHQNVLFLYLLSLSNAWVLISENLSLRTGNFRFLIFQRISVSVVVVLSIVLTNQVQMFYWTWASGMMLLTISCIARSFNFRTVTAQHLSLKSNLVFFRTHFHHISRVGSAEVLAMANNNLPIMLINFWFSALTAGYFSVVSRFCLSPVTIVGNAVRNTIFSKWSIDFRNNTFNYPEYQRVRFLLMVLGVICTLGVFIFYPIVMHLGFGEDWINSIDTSRYMLPYLFPALAVSPLTVIELIFGSHRYFLRIQLEQLAIVLIAFVVTPYFYNDYATSVIIFSVLTFIRYAFIYLAMNKRATLLKNNPVMP from the coding sequence ATGAGTTTATTGAAGAGTGCTTCCACTATTGCCGGGTCGTCAGTCATTTCGCAACTGATTGGCGCCTTCTCAATCTGGTTAATCTCGTATAAATACGATCTCGCGGAAGTGGGCCTGTATGCGCTCAATTACAGTATCGCTGTGATCGGAGCGCAGGTATGTACCTTTGCGTCCCAATTGCTTATTCCTAAACAATCGGAAGAAGAGTTAACGCAAAATGTGGTGTTTTGCCTTCTGCAAAGCGCGATTCTGGCGCTGCCTTACGCGCTACTGACGGCGTGGCTATTCCATCAAAACGTGCTGTTTCTCTATCTGTTATCGCTGTCGAACGCATGGGTTCTGATATCGGAAAACCTGTCACTGCGCACGGGTAATTTCCGGTTTCTCATCTTCCAGCGTATTTCGGTGTCAGTCGTCGTGGTGCTGTCTATTGTACTGACGAATCAGGTTCAGATGTTTTACTGGACCTGGGCCAGCGGCATGATGCTGCTAACCATCAGTTGTATCGCGCGATCTTTTAATTTCCGTACGGTCACGGCGCAGCATCTGTCCCTGAAAAGCAACCTGGTGTTTTTCAGGACGCATTTTCACCATATTTCGCGAGTCGGGAGTGCCGAAGTATTGGCGATGGCTAACAATAATCTGCCGATCATGCTCATAAACTTTTGGTTTTCGGCATTAACGGCGGGCTATTTTTCCGTGGTCAGTCGCTTCTGTCTGTCACCGGTGACCATTGTCGGGAATGCGGTGCGTAATACCATTTTCTCAAAGTGGTCGATCGACTTCAGAAATAACACGTTTAACTATCCGGAATACCAGCGGGTTCGTTTCCTGCTGATGGTGCTCGGGGTGATATGTACCCTGGGGGTGTTTATTTTTTATCCTATTGTGATGCATCTTGGTTTCGGTGAGGACTGGATCAATTCCATTGATACCTCGCGTTATATGCTGCCCTATCTATTCCCGGCGCTGGCGGTCAGTCCTCTCACCGTCATCGAACTGATTTTTGGATCACACCGATATTTCCTGCGTATTCAGCTGGAACAACTGGCAATCGTACTGATCGCTTTTGTAGTGACGCCTTATTTCTATAACGACTATGCCACCTCGGTGATTATTTTCTCCGTTCTGACGTTTATTCGTTATGCATTCATTTATCTGGCGATGAATAAACGTGCGACGCTTTTGAAGAACAACCCGGTGATGCCATGA
- a CDS encoding capsular biosynthesis protein — translation MTLNTGFYLQIYTFITLILCGLVQYFTGMQAVLWLPFCLALVMVGLLVMQTRDGTQGLDDQETIILAVYCSFLALVGLSTLIQGGPVVAIIAFKNEIGLSLVMICLLLGFCRESQIYRVTRCLYWVFYAQIPVMFYQVFFVVPQRVALLGEDEKWDSVVGTFGGDPMGGGNTAAMGLFCLLIMLLKLSEYKHGLTTIKSLVLHIILGLGLCIIGEVKFVILLSPLFLAWVWVTPGYVKDISKVNLKALLVIILGMVLLITLAIVILASFYSAAFGTDPTQSSLSVFWESLSYIFDPNYILSTGELGRFTTLFFWWENNDLLGISGTLFGYGLNATNSGSSVSPGFLNLIYNLILDSTSLSMLLWEVGVIGTVLFIGLFIFILKVTQAKPVLRLEQLDQQDLQLVSFAPAYNAFVISCLLSIPYSQILMITPMLQFLFYLSLGCSLVIRRTVLRSVE, via the coding sequence ATGACCTTAAATACCGGATTTTATCTCCAGATTTACACGTTCATAACCCTGATATTGTGCGGGCTAGTGCAATATTTTACCGGCATGCAGGCCGTTCTCTGGCTGCCATTTTGTCTCGCCCTTGTGATGGTGGGCCTGCTGGTCATGCAAACGCGTGACGGCACTCAGGGGTTGGATGATCAGGAAACCATCATTCTCGCGGTCTATTGTTCTTTCCTGGCGTTGGTCGGCCTTTCGACCTTGATCCAGGGCGGGCCAGTGGTGGCGATAATCGCGTTTAAAAACGAGATAGGCCTGTCGCTGGTCATGATCTGCCTGCTGTTGGGTTTTTGCCGCGAGTCGCAAATCTACCGCGTCACTCGGTGTTTATATTGGGTGTTTTACGCCCAGATACCGGTGATGTTCTATCAGGTATTTTTTGTCGTGCCTCAGCGTGTGGCCCTGCTCGGTGAAGATGAAAAGTGGGACTCGGTCGTAGGCACCTTTGGCGGTGATCCGATGGGCGGCGGAAATACCGCAGCGATGGGCTTATTTTGCCTGTTAATTATGCTGCTAAAGCTTTCTGAATATAAGCATGGGTTAACGACAATTAAGTCTTTGGTTCTGCATATTATTCTTGGTTTAGGGTTGTGCATTATTGGCGAAGTGAAATTCGTCATCCTACTTTCACCTCTGTTTCTGGCATGGGTGTGGGTCACGCCCGGCTATGTTAAAGATATCAGTAAGGTAAACCTGAAAGCGCTACTGGTGATTATCCTGGGTATGGTGCTGCTGATTACATTGGCAATTGTTATTCTTGCATCGTTCTATTCGGCTGCCTTTGGCACCGATCCGACTCAGAGCTCGTTAAGCGTCTTCTGGGAATCGTTAAGCTATATTTTTGACCCGAATTACATATTGTCGACCGGGGAGCTAGGGCGCTTTACTACCCTCTTTTTCTGGTGGGAGAATAATGATCTGCTAGGTATTTCCGGTACGTTATTTGGTTACGGACTGAATGCTACCAACAGCGGCAGTTCTGTTTCCCCGGGATTTTTGAATCTTATTTATAATTTAATTCTGGACTCCACTTCTCTGAGTATGTTGCTGTGGGAAGTTGGCGTCATCGGGACGGTATTATTTATTGGTTTATTCATCTTTATTCTAAAAGTCACTCAGGCCAAACCCGTGTTACGCCTTGAGCAATTAGATCAGCAGGATTTGCAATTGGTGAGTTTCGCACCTGCCTACAACGCTTTTGTTATTAGCTGCTTACTGAGTATCCCCTATAGCCAGATACTCATGATTACACCGATGTTGCAGTTTCTCTTTTATTTATCTCTGGGATGCAGTCTGGTAATTCGTCGAACCGTTCTTCGTAGTGTTGAGTAA
- a CDS encoding glycosyltransferase, with product MNNKPFISVSIKTLNESECIEKTIDSIRQQLRGYPHKIIVADSLSTDNTQQLAGDKGVMVVSLTEPGDRCCGVGHQLGYLYSEGDYILLMDGDMELEPGFIDRAVTFLEANSEYAGVAGTVEMDEAANYEFISRKQRLDTIYPVGDCDHLGGGGLYRRSAIRKIGYLTNRNLHAYEEAELGLRLLEHGYKLHRLNIPYFRHTSYTLPTFKMLRYRWRSGYYQGMGEILRSAWGKPYFSTVVKMVKSEVVFLLYLMLLVCSVFTLNMDIVGVALLPLLVFIVLKTIKNRSLVNGLYSAMNMTIRAAGLLKGLMQPMRDPIVPPGNKIIHR from the coding sequence ATGAACAATAAACCGTTTATTTCAGTGAGCATAAAAACGCTCAATGAATCTGAGTGTATTGAGAAAACTATCGATAGCATCCGTCAGCAGCTTAGAGGTTATCCACATAAAATTATCGTTGCCGATAGCCTGTCCACGGATAACACCCAACAACTGGCGGGTGACAAAGGGGTAATGGTGGTTTCGCTCACCGAGCCGGGCGATCGCTGTTGCGGCGTTGGACATCAGCTCGGTTATCTCTACAGCGAAGGGGATTACATTCTGCTGATGGACGGTGATATGGAGCTTGAACCCGGCTTTATTGATCGCGCGGTGACCTTTCTGGAAGCAAATTCAGAGTATGCTGGCGTGGCTGGGACGGTGGAGATGGATGAGGCCGCAAACTATGAGTTTATCTCCCGTAAACAGCGCCTTGATACGATCTATCCAGTTGGGGATTGCGACCATTTAGGTGGCGGCGGGTTATACCGTCGTTCTGCAATCAGAAAAATTGGTTATCTGACCAACCGCAATCTACACGCGTATGAAGAGGCTGAACTGGGGCTTCGTTTATTGGAACATGGCTATAAATTGCATCGCCTGAATATTCCTTATTTCCGCCATACGTCGTACACGTTGCCAACATTCAAAATGTTGCGCTACCGCTGGCGGAGTGGTTATTACCAGGGTATGGGCGAAATATTACGTAGCGCCTGGGGAAAACCGTATTTTTCAACCGTAGTGAAAATGGTAAAAAGCGAAGTGGTTTTTTTACTGTATTTGATGCTGTTGGTATGTTCAGTATTTACGCTGAATATGGATATTGTCGGCGTTGCGCTGCTGCCGCTACTTGTATTTATCGTACTTAAAACTATTAAGAATCGTTCGCTGGTTAATGGACTATACAGCGCTATGAATATGACCATTCGCGCTGCTGGATTATTGAAAGGGCTGATGCAACCGATGCGCGATCCGATTGTACCGCCTGGCAATAAAATCATTCATCGTTAA